The following are encoded in a window of Eriocheir sinensis breed Jianghai 21 chromosome 35, ASM2467909v1, whole genome shotgun sequence genomic DNA:
- the LOC127007416 gene encoding uncharacterized protein LOC127007416 isoform X2: MVDDKMVLGMSPLVTSALRLVVIATLYAANLAALCRAFRLPKFSGLLSYRRVTILTILMLNLVYLTVIWAPFTITTFKHNLQERRPEGMERVVPSSPGISEYIVRRDPDLLLESRFDRMVMEETLFDAGYYNPQELPTGFPQPTTSPQSDLGESLKSWITGVQDLITSSFTYSLVLTLLVEKIMKEKRLVVGLLQASLGALLLVVTPVPLTLSLRALANTTDMFALHTPEIKSGYTLYSIICDVHVTEAYVVGLFLELTMVLLVVVVVAVITTRRYKFRQEKESDICPRAEDDPFRVEDLACNFVLWTGAGWAWPVKPLVIIVLFLIHGPHWNNAICWLSNMAVAIPVAFMPLAVFLARATEPDTSSHTFKNSDGSVQDAVEEDSAQIPDKTDVYLQCSALQDVSLASADSSVPIPVTHKETVGKRSQLRENLKFYLGADIFKSKGKKEDEVCILSNQDGNESIV, from the exons gTTGACGACAAGATGGTGCTGGGCATGTCGCCGCTGGTCACCTCGGCGCTCCGCCTCGTGGTGATCGCCACGCTGTACGCCGCCAACCTTGCCGCCCTCTGCCGCGCCTTCAGGCTGCCCAAGTTCTCAG GCCTGTTGTCCTACCGGCGAGTCACCATCCTCACCATCCTGATGCTCAACCTTGTGTACTTGACCGTCATCTGGGcgcccttcaccatcaccaccttcaagcACAACCTGCAAGAGCGCAGGCCGGAGGGCATGGAGCGAGTGGTGCCTTCGTCGCCAGGCATTAGCGAATACATAGTCAGACGTGACCCCGATCTCCTGCTGGAATCACGGTTTGATAGAATGGTGATGGAAGAGACTTTGTTTGACGCAGGATATTACAATCCTCAAGAACTCCCTACTGGATTTCCTCAACCTACTACAAGCCCTCAGAGCGACCTCGGGGAATCCCTAAAGAGCTGGATTACTGGCGTCCAGGACCTTATCACCTCGTCCTTCACTTACAGCCTCGTCCTGACGCTCCTCGTGGAGAAGATCATGAAGGAGAAG AGACTGGTGGTCGGGCTGCTACAGGCGTCCCTCGGTGCCCTGCTTCTGGTGGTGACGCCCGTGCCCCTGACCCTATCCTTGCGGGCCCTGGCCAATACCACTGACATGTTTGCCCTACACACCCCGGAGATCAAGAGTGGCTATACCTTGT ACAGCATCATTTGCGACGTGCACGTCACCGAGGCCTACGTGGTGGGCCTCTTCCTGGAGCTGACCATGGTGCTGctggtggttgtcgtggtggcGGTCATAACGACTCGACGATACAAGTTCCGCCAGGAGAAAGAGAGTGATATTTGTCCACGGGCTGAGGATG ATCCGTTTCGAGTGGAGGACTTGGCATGCAATTTTGTTCTGTGGACGGGCGCTGGCTGGGCATGGCCTGTCAAGCCTCTCGTcatcatcgtcctcttcctcattcatggACCG CACTGGAACAATGCTATTTGCTGGCTGTCCAATATGGCAGTGGCTATCCCTGTGGCCTTCATGCCATTAGCAGTGTTCCTTGCCCGGGCCACGGAGCCTGACACCTCCAGCCACACCTTCAAGAATAGTGATGGAAGTGTTCAAGATGCAGTGGAAGAAGACAGTGCACAGATTCCTGACAAAACTGATGTTTATCTTCAGTGTTCTGCCCTTCAGGATGTAAGTTTGGCATCAGCAGATAGTTCAGTTCCTATCCCAGTCACACACAAGGAGACTGTAGGGAAGAGAAGTCAGCTCAGAGAGAATCTGAAGTTTTATCTTGGTGCAGATATTTTTAAGAGTAAGggcaagaaggaagatgaagtttGCATTTTAAGTAACCAAGATGGAAATGAGTCAATAGTGTAA
- the LOC127007416 gene encoding uncharacterized protein LOC127007416 isoform X1: MVLGMSPLVTSALRLVVIATLYAANLAALCRAFRLPKFSGLLSYRRVTILTILMLNLVYLTVIWAPFTITTFKHNLQERRPEGMERVVPSSPGISEYIVRRDPDLLLESRFDRMVMEETLFDAGYYNPQELPTGFPQPTTSPQSDLGESLKSWITGVQDLITSSFTYSLVLTLLVEKIMKEKRLVVGLLQASLGALLLVVTPVPLTLSLRALANTTDMFALHTPEIKSGYTLYSIICDVHVTEAYVVGLFLELTMVLLVVVVVAVITTRRYKFRQEKESDICPRAEDDPFRVEDLACNFVLWTGAGWAWPVKPLVIIVLFLIHGPHWNNAICWLSNMAVAIPVAFMPLAVFLARATEPDTSSHTFKNSDGSVQDAVEEDSAQIPDKTDVYLQCSALQDVSLASADSSVPIPVTHKETVGKRSQLRENLKFYLGADIFKSKGKKEDEVCILSNQDGNESIV, from the exons ATGGTGCTGGGCATGTCGCCGCTGGTCACCTCGGCGCTCCGCCTCGTGGTGATCGCCACGCTGTACGCCGCCAACCTTGCCGCCCTCTGCCGCGCCTTCAGGCTGCCCAAGTTCTCAG GCCTGTTGTCCTACCGGCGAGTCACCATCCTCACCATCCTGATGCTCAACCTTGTGTACTTGACCGTCATCTGGGcgcccttcaccatcaccaccttcaagcACAACCTGCAAGAGCGCAGGCCGGAGGGCATGGAGCGAGTGGTGCCTTCGTCGCCAGGCATTAGCGAATACATAGTCAGACGTGACCCCGATCTCCTGCTGGAATCACGGTTTGATAGAATGGTGATGGAAGAGACTTTGTTTGACGCAGGATATTACAATCCTCAAGAACTCCCTACTGGATTTCCTCAACCTACTACAAGCCCTCAGAGCGACCTCGGGGAATCCCTAAAGAGCTGGATTACTGGCGTCCAGGACCTTATCACCTCGTCCTTCACTTACAGCCTCGTCCTGACGCTCCTCGTGGAGAAGATCATGAAGGAGAAG AGACTGGTGGTCGGGCTGCTACAGGCGTCCCTCGGTGCCCTGCTTCTGGTGGTGACGCCCGTGCCCCTGACCCTATCCTTGCGGGCCCTGGCCAATACCACTGACATGTTTGCCCTACACACCCCGGAGATCAAGAGTGGCTATACCTTGT ACAGCATCATTTGCGACGTGCACGTCACCGAGGCCTACGTGGTGGGCCTCTTCCTGGAGCTGACCATGGTGCTGctggtggttgtcgtggtggcGGTCATAACGACTCGACGATACAAGTTCCGCCAGGAGAAAGAGAGTGATATTTGTCCACGGGCTGAGGATG ATCCGTTTCGAGTGGAGGACTTGGCATGCAATTTTGTTCTGTGGACGGGCGCTGGCTGGGCATGGCCTGTCAAGCCTCTCGTcatcatcgtcctcttcctcattcatggACCG CACTGGAACAATGCTATTTGCTGGCTGTCCAATATGGCAGTGGCTATCCCTGTGGCCTTCATGCCATTAGCAGTGTTCCTTGCCCGGGCCACGGAGCCTGACACCTCCAGCCACACCTTCAAGAATAGTGATGGAAGTGTTCAAGATGCAGTGGAAGAAGACAGTGCACAGATTCCTGACAAAACTGATGTTTATCTTCAGTGTTCTGCCCTTCAGGATGTAAGTTTGGCATCAGCAGATAGTTCAGTTCCTATCCCAGTCACACACAAGGAGACTGTAGGGAAGAGAAGTCAGCTCAGAGAGAATCTGAAGTTTTATCTTGGTGCAGATATTTTTAAGAGTAAGggcaagaaggaagatgaagtttGCATTTTAAGTAACCAAGATGGAAATGAGTCAATAGTGTAA